One window of the Streptococcus parasanguinis ATCC 15912 genome contains the following:
- a CDS encoding alpha-L-rhamnosidase — translation MMQIDQLKVNGISTPLGYHFDYLTLSWRFQSNDYHENLKFKIEISKDDCFEEIVFSGETNSFYNTYTITTAFLKPRTRYFWRVSVDEVSAISYFETGKMNEPWEADWISYQEPTFESVSFKKSFSVKKEIRSARLYSLGLGLYEVFINDRKVGEEYLAPGYHSYDLIQQYQTYDVTEYLQDRNEIAFLVGNGWYRGRFIFEGGLENIYGDKQKLISELHILYHDGSTEIIKSDTTWNAKTNEIVENSIYDGETIDFSSKYQPLTVIMDKESKQLLRERIDLPICNMESLEPLIFRDTANNLLLDFGQEITGWIEGMLPANKPKVSFKFGEILQNGQFYSANLRTAKQEFVILNNEKERFIRPRFTFFGFRYVKVEGLNEEEAQRFSAKVLHSKMEERFRFTSSHKKLNQLISNIRWSQKDNFLSIPTDCPQRDERMGWTGDITVFANTASYNMETRAFLGHFLKMVELEQEHLNGAVPFFAPFPKVADRDAQNPFLNSAGAAVWGDAATVLPMTLFRHFRDQGLLNSHLSLMMNWVDYIYRQDEERGGKRLWDFGFQLGDWLALDLGIPGTVFGATDSALIATIYYYYSASNTAKALKLCNDSSATFYSKLALEIRTALLTTYFIGDELQLSPVTLQSEVEQNRQEMGRLFGGIDISTRVDTQTGLSLLLRFGIYPSESARLKLVETLKERMSESNGALTTGFVGTPELPHALLESGLVSEAFSLLFKETSPSWLFEVNMGATTTWERWDSILPNGKISGIEMNSMNHYAYGAIEDFIIEKMVGINLPDIEDDTNTYQISPQYTEQLNWLTGRLDTVNGKIEVHWEIQNGIVNLKIDVPTRTRVHLILKNGESMALQTGSYQLNDVYLPE, via the coding sequence ATGATGCAAATTGATCAATTAAAAGTAAATGGTATAAGCACCCCTTTAGGCTATCATTTTGATTATTTAACATTATCTTGGAGATTTCAAAGTAATGACTATCATGAAAATTTAAAATTTAAAATTGAAATCTCAAAGGATGATTGTTTTGAAGAAATAGTATTTAGCGGAGAAACAAATAGTTTTTATAATACATATACGATAACGACAGCATTTCTGAAGCCACGGACCAGGTACTTTTGGCGAGTAAGCGTTGACGAAGTTTCAGCAATTAGCTATTTTGAAACTGGTAAAATGAATGAGCCTTGGGAAGCGGACTGGATTAGTTATCAGGAGCCAACATTCGAATCAGTTAGCTTTAAAAAATCGTTTTCTGTAAAGAAAGAAATCCGTTCAGCACGATTATATTCTCTTGGTCTAGGGCTCTATGAAGTTTTTATCAATGACAGGAAAGTTGGAGAAGAATACCTTGCTCCAGGTTACCATAGTTACGACCTTATTCAGCAGTATCAAACCTATGATGTGACTGAGTATCTACAAGACAGGAATGAGATAGCTTTTCTTGTTGGTAATGGTTGGTATAGAGGAAGATTCATATTTGAGGGCGGTCTTGAAAATATTTATGGGGATAAACAAAAATTAATTTCAGAACTCCATATTTTATATCATGATGGTAGTACAGAAATCATCAAAAGTGATACGACCTGGAATGCTAAAACAAATGAAATTGTTGAAAATTCAATCTATGATGGAGAAACAATCGATTTTTCATCGAAGTATCAGCCACTGACAGTCATCATGGATAAGGAAAGTAAACAATTATTACGTGAGAGAATTGATTTACCAATTTGCAACATGGAAAGTCTTGAACCTCTCATTTTCAGAGATACTGCAAACAACCTCCTACTTGATTTTGGACAAGAAATTACAGGCTGGATAGAAGGAATGCTACCAGCGAACAAGCCCAAAGTCTCATTTAAATTTGGAGAGATTTTACAAAATGGTCAATTTTATTCAGCGAATCTTCGGACAGCAAAACAAGAATTTGTCATTCTAAATAATGAAAAAGAACGATTCATTCGTCCTAGATTTACTTTTTTCGGTTTTCGATATGTAAAAGTGGAAGGATTAAATGAAGAGGAAGCTCAGAGGTTCTCAGCCAAAGTTCTTCATAGTAAGATGGAAGAGAGATTTAGATTTACTTCATCTCATAAAAAATTGAACCAACTAATTAGCAATATCAGATGGAGTCAAAAAGATAATTTTCTAAGTATCCCAACGGATTGTCCACAGAGGGACGAGAGAATGGGCTGGACTGGTGATATTACAGTCTTTGCAAATACTGCTTCATATAATATGGAAACAAGAGCTTTTTTAGGTCATTTCTTAAAGATGGTTGAATTGGAACAGGAACATCTGAATGGAGCAGTACCCTTTTTTGCACCATTTCCAAAAGTAGCGGATAGAGATGCTCAAAATCCATTTCTGAATTCGGCAGGTGCTGCAGTTTGGGGGGATGCAGCTACTGTGCTTCCGATGACGCTTTTTCGCCATTTCCGAGATCAAGGTCTTTTGAATTCACATCTTTCACTGATGATGAATTGGGTAGATTATATTTATCGTCAGGATGAAGAACGTGGTGGGAAAAGATTATGGGATTTTGGGTTTCAACTAGGCGACTGGCTTGCTCTAGATTTGGGAATACCTGGAACAGTATTTGGGGCAACAGATTCAGCACTGATTGCGACAATTTATTATTATTACTCAGCAAGCAATACAGCAAAAGCACTCAAATTATGTAATGATTCGAGTGCAACTTTCTATTCAAAACTAGCTCTTGAAATCCGTACTGCATTGTTGACTACTTACTTTATTGGTGATGAATTGCAATTAAGCCCTGTTACCTTACAATCTGAAGTTGAACAAAACCGACAAGAGATGGGACGATTGTTTGGCGGAATTGACATCTCCACAAGAGTTGATACACAAACGGGTCTTTCCCTTTTATTACGATTCGGAATCTACCCTTCAGAGTCTGCTCGTCTGAAATTAGTTGAAACTTTAAAGGAAAGGATGAGCGAATCTAATGGAGCATTGACCACTGGTTTTGTAGGTACTCCTGAATTACCTCATGCACTTCTTGAAAGTGGTCTTGTTTCGGAAGCATTCTCGCTGTTGTTTAAAGAAACTTCTCCAAGTTGGTTATTTGAAGTCAATATGGGGGCAACAACGACTTGGGAACGTTGGGATTCCATTCTTCCAAATGGAAAAATTTCAGGAATTGAGATGAATTCCATGAACCATTATGCTTATGGAGCAATTGAAGACTTTATCATCGAGAAAATGGTCGGTATCAACTTACCAGATATCGAAGATGATACAAACACATATCAAATTTCTCCTCAATATACAGAACAGTTAAACTGGCTTACCGGTAGATTAGACACAGTAAATGGTAAGATTGAGGTTCATTGGGAAATCCAAAATGGGATTGTCAACTTGAAAATAGATGTTCCTACACGAACAAGAGTTCATCTCATTCTTAAGAATGGTGAAAGTATGGCTTTGCAAACAGGATCTTATCAATTGAATGATGTCTATTTGCCAGAATAA